The genomic interval GCGGAGCATCTGCATATCCCGCTTGCGACGAATTACCCGATCGTTGAGCAATGTATCCGATCCGTTGATATTTTTCCAACAGCGCTAAACCTATGTGGACACAAGGTCGCGTTGCATCACATTGATGGTAGGATTGTCGAGTGAACCGAGATTGTGCAACGTAGATATCGATCCTCTTTTGTAAGAGCAACCTTTGTTCGTGATTTCGATTTCTGTTGCCAGTTGCGAGTTTGGATGAAGTTTAATTATCTAAATCGGTAATTCTAATCCATCCCCCAGACCCGGTAGGTGCGGTTTGCAACCGCACCGGACTTCGCCAAGAAATTACCGAATCAATTTTTTAATCCCCATGAAACTTCGCCAACTACAACTTCCTACTTTAGGCTCAACCCACTCTCTTCAAAATTATGCACCTTTTTTTCTCCAGTTCGCGTCACTAAATACAGCAAAGTGAACGGAGAGGTGTCTCTTCACATTTCGTAAGGGTGTGTCTCGCGAAACTTGAAAACTGTATAGGTCCATTCGGTGAAAATAGTCTTTCTGGAGATGTTTGATGAGAAGCGACGATGTTGCATTGATCCAGCGCATCCTTGCCGGTGATGAGTCCGCTTTCGCGAATTTAGTTAGAAAATACGAGAAACGAATTCACGCACTCGCATGGCAGAAAACACGGGATTTTCATATCGCCGAAGATATCGTTCAAGAGACCTTCCTGCAGGTCTATCAGAAACTGGAAACCTTGGAAGACCCAACCCAGTTTTCAAGATGGCTTTATCAGATTGCGGATCGACGCTGTATCGCATGGTTCCGAAAAAATAGGATACAGACCGAACCGCTGGAAGAAACCCATATTTCGGGAATAGAAACAGAGGCGTACTCCCGATATGTCGCCGCCGAACACGCGAAAACATCTGCTGAAGCACAACGCGACCTCGTCGAGAAACTGCTTACGAAGTTGAAGGAGAGGGATCGAGAGGTTGTTACACTCCACTACTTTGAAGAGATGACCTCTTCGGAGATAGGAACGTTCTTAGGCGTATCCGAAAATACGATTAAGAGTCAGCTCCGCCGCGCGCGACAGCGATTAAAGAAGTATGAGTTCATGATTCAAGAGGCATTAGACATCACAATTGAAGAGGGACATCGCTCCCAAAACCAGTTGAAAGGAGAAATTAGCATGACAAAAGAAGTGAGAGATGAATCCAAGATCGAAGCAAACGCGGAAGAAACTCAGGGTCAGGTTGCTGATCTGCAAAATCAAATTAATGCCATCACGGACGAATTAGATGCATCCCTTGCATCTAAAAGAAATGAAGCACTTGAGACATTGCGCCGTGTTCCGTATGGTGCTGAAAGACCGATTTCATGGGGCTATGTAGGTGGGTATCGCACCTCTCCTGGAAAGATGACGGGACGCGTTGCATTTTGGGGGGATAACATTGATAACTTTCTATCTAAAGCACCGGATGCCGACATCGTGAAGCTTGCGAGTCTCTTCACAAACGCTAACGTCATCGCTGTTTTAAGACAGTTAGTGGAAGGAAAGAGATCGGTCTCGGATTTGGCAAATGGGTGTGGTCTCCCAGAAAGTGAGATAGAAAAAGCCGTAGAGACGTTAATGGACGCGACGTTAGTAGCGCGCACAGAGAACGATCTCATTGAACCGAAAAACGATGTCATCTCCTTTTTCCTGAACTTCGTGAGTATGACAATCGTCCACCTCGGACATATCAAACCTGATAATTAAACTCAGTTTTCACTGGCGGGGGTTTGGAAGAACTGGCACCCGGTTTTTTCTAACCTTCGCCACTGCAACGCCATGTTTCAGACAAACCTTCCGACAAATATTCCCTTTCAAACCCATTTTTCAAAATTATGCACCCTTTTTTCTCAGATCGCGTCATTATATAGTGAAGTGAATGGATAGCACATTGTTTGGCACTTTGTGAGTGGATCTATCCGAGAAATGTGTAATCCGCTTTGTAAAATAGCCCTTCTGGAGATGTCCGATGAGAAGTGACGATGTTGTGTTAATCCAGCGCATCCTCGCAGGCGATGAGAACGCCTTCGCGACTTTAATTGAAAAATATCAACAGCAGGTTCACACCCACGCATTGCGGAAAGTGCGGGATTTTCAGACTGCCGAGGATATTACACAGGAAACCTTCCTGCAAGTACATCAGAAACTCGCAACATTAAACGATCCAGCAAAATTTTCAGGATGGCTATATGCGATTGTGAATCATCTGTGTATCGCTTGGTACCGAAAAAACCAATTAGAAACCGAGTCGCTACAAGAGATCTATATCTCAGAAGTCGAGACGGAGGCGTATTCCCGATATGTTGCCACAGAACACGCAAAAACGACTGCTGCAGCGCAACGTGATTTGGTCAAAAGGCTCCTTACCAAGTTGAAAGAGGGTGATCGAGAAATTATCACGCTCCACTACTTTGAGGAGATGACATCTTCAGAGATAGGAAAGCATTTAGGCGTATCTGAAAATACCATTAAGAGTCGGCTTCACCGGGCGCGACAGCGGCTGAAGAAGTACGATTTTATGATTCAAGAGGTATTAAACATCACAACCACAACTGAAGACGAACATCGTTCCCAACGCCAATTGAAAGGAGAACCCATTATGACAAATGAAGTGAGAAACGGATCCGAGGTGGACGCAAGATTGGAAGAAATGCAGCGTCAGATTACCGATCTACAAGAGCAAATTAAGGGCATTACGGCTAACTCGGATGCTTCTACTGAATATACGGATGTTTCTAATAGTGATATCGAATATCGCTTTGTGGCTGACTCCGAGGCTTCTACTGACTCGGACAAAAAACAAGCACTTGAAGCATTACTCCAACTCTCTCATCATGTGAAAGACCCGATCACATGGTGCTATGCAGGTGCATATCATGCCGCCCCTGGTCAGAGATCAAGCCGTGGCTCAGTCTGGACAACCAACGTTGATAGCTTCCTATCAAGCGCACCGGATGCTGAAATCGTGAAGCTTGCGATATTCTTCACAAACCCTACCGTAGTCGCTGTTTTAAGACAATTAGTGGCGGGCAAGAAATCGGTTGCAGATTTAGCAAACGGCTGTGGTATTTCCGAAAGTGAGATGGAGGAAACCGTAGAAATGTTAACAGATGGAGCGTTAGTGAAGCGTACGGAAGACGATCTCATCGAACCTAAAAACGATGCCGTTTTCTATTACCTGAACTTCGTCGGTATGGTTACCGTCTATCTGAACCCTGAAGACTACCATCCTCAGGATTAATTATTAAGGAGAAAATTTTTATGGCAGCGGAAGTGAAAGATCACGTTAAGCTCGAAACACGGCAGTCCTTTCTGGAAGAAAAGCAGCGAACGCTTGAATCTCACCGGGAGAGACTACAGGATCATTGCAAAGAAGTTGTAGAAACAAGAGACCGTCACCTTGCTGAGATGGATGAGAAAATAC from Candidatus Poribacteria bacterium carries:
- a CDS encoding RNA polymerase sigma factor; translated protein: MRSDDVALIQRILAGDESAFANLVRKYEKRIHALAWQKTRDFHIAEDIVQETFLQVYQKLETLEDPTQFSRWLYQIADRRCIAWFRKNRIQTEPLEETHISGIETEAYSRYVAAEHAKTSAEAQRDLVEKLLTKLKERDREVVTLHYFEEMTSSEIGTFLGVSENTIKSQLRRARQRLKKYEFMIQEALDITIEEGHRSQNQLKGEISMTKEVRDESKIEANAEETQGQVADLQNQINAITDELDASLASKRNEALETLRRVPYGAERPISWGYVGGYRTSPGKMTGRVAFWGDNIDNFLSKAPDADIVKLASLFTNANVIAVLRQLVEGKRSVSDLANGCGLPESEIEKAVETLMDATLVARTENDLIEPKNDVISFFLNFVSMTIVHLGHIKPDN
- a CDS encoding RNA polymerase sigma factor; amino-acid sequence: MRSDDVVLIQRILAGDENAFATLIEKYQQQVHTHALRKVRDFQTAEDITQETFLQVHQKLATLNDPAKFSGWLYAIVNHLCIAWYRKNQLETESLQEIYISEVETEAYSRYVATEHAKTTAAAQRDLVKRLLTKLKEGDREIITLHYFEEMTSSEIGKHLGVSENTIKSRLHRARQRLKKYDFMIQEVLNITTTTEDEHRSQRQLKGEPIMTNEVRNGSEVDARLEEMQRQITDLQEQIKGITANSDASTEYTDVSNSDIEYRFVADSEASTDSDKKQALEALLQLSHHVKDPITWCYAGAYHAAPGQRSSRGSVWTTNVDSFLSSAPDAEIVKLAIFFTNPTVVAVLRQLVAGKKSVADLANGCGISESEMEETVEMLTDGALVKRTEDDLIEPKNDAVFYYLNFVGMVTVYLNPEDYHPQD